From Hartmannibacter diazotrophicus, a single genomic window includes:
- the gloB gene encoding hydroxyacylglutathione hydrolase, protein MEDVQIALVPCLTDNYAVLMHVPATGATILVDAPDAQPIAQVLTQNNWKLTCILITHHHSDHIDGLMMLKAASNATVVGPALDKDRIPGLDVLVADGDEVNASGLEVKVIATPGHTSGHVSYWFPKMGVVFTADTLFALGCGRIFEGTPQIMWESLKKLAALPPETTVFCGHEYTLSNARFAVTVDPHNKALEQRVRKVMTQHMKGEATIPTTIGDELATNPFMRADDPAIAERLGMVGKPEVEVFAELRRRKDSF, encoded by the coding sequence ATGGAAGACGTCCAGATCGCCCTCGTGCCCTGCCTGACCGACAATTACGCGGTGCTGATGCATGTGCCGGCAACGGGAGCCACCATCCTGGTCGATGCGCCCGACGCCCAGCCGATCGCGCAGGTGCTGACGCAGAACAACTGGAAACTGACCTGCATTCTCATCACCCATCATCATTCGGACCACATCGACGGTCTGATGATGCTGAAGGCGGCCTCCAACGCGACCGTCGTCGGGCCGGCGCTCGACAAGGACCGCATTCCGGGCCTCGACGTCCTCGTTGCCGACGGCGACGAGGTGAATGCCAGCGGCCTTGAGGTGAAGGTGATCGCAACGCCCGGCCACACCAGCGGGCACGTCTCCTACTGGTTCCCGAAGATGGGCGTCGTCTTCACCGCGGATACGCTCTTTGCGCTCGGTTGCGGGCGTATCTTCGAGGGTACGCCGCAGATCATGTGGGAGTCGCTGAAGAAGCTCGCCGCGCTGCCGCCCGAGACGACCGTCTTCTGCGGCCATGAATACACGCTTTCGAACGCCCGCTTCGCCGTCACGGTCGATCCGCACAACAAGGCGCTGGAGCAGCGCGTGCGCAAGGTCATGACCCAGCACATGAAGGGCGAGGCGACGATCCCGACCACCATCGGCGACGAGCTTGCCACCAATCCCTTCATGAGGGCCGACGATCCGGCGATCGCCGAGCGGCTCGGCATGGTGGGCAAGCCGGAGGTCGAGGTCTTCGCGGAACTGCGCCGGCGCAAGGACAGCTTCTGA
- a CDS encoding sulfotransferase family protein gives MSLKVIGTGVGRTGTYSLKLAINELGLGPCHHMEEVLIHMPEQLPLWQDAVAGNPNFGAIYDGYPAAVDWPTAGFHRELFAAYPDAKFILTHRDPERWADSFGATIYKLCAMSETGGVISEMQPWMAMAMAVIAKTGFPLGLDRDGLCAAFEAHMVAVKATIPASQLLVYEVKEGWEPLCAFLGVPVPDGPFPNTNNRGEFWDKVAPAVA, from the coding sequence GTGTCGCTCAAGGTCATTGGCACGGGGGTCGGCAGGACCGGCACGTATTCCTTGAAACTCGCCATCAACGAGCTCGGTCTCGGGCCTTGCCATCACATGGAAGAGGTTCTCATCCACATGCCGGAGCAGTTGCCGCTCTGGCAGGATGCGGTGGCTGGAAATCCAAACTTCGGGGCGATTTACGATGGCTATCCTGCCGCCGTGGATTGGCCGACGGCCGGATTTCATCGAGAGCTCTTTGCTGCCTATCCCGATGCCAAATTCATTCTGACGCATCGCGACCCGGAGCGTTGGGCCGACAGTTTCGGAGCCACCATCTACAAGCTGTGCGCCATGTCTGAAACGGGCGGCGTCATCAGCGAAATGCAGCCCTGGATGGCGATGGCGATGGCGGTCATCGCGAAGACAGGCTTTCCGTTGGGGCTCGACCGGGACGGTCTTTGCGCGGCCTTCGAGGCCCATATGGTGGCGGTCAAGGCGACCATTCCCGCCTCGCAACTGCTCGTCTACGAGGTGAAGGAGGGCTGGGAGCCGCTCTGTGCCTTCCTCGGGGTGCCGGTGCCGGATGGACCGTTCCCCAACACCAACAATCGCGGCGAATTCTGGGACAAGGTCGCGCCGGCCGTCGCGTGA
- a CDS encoding cupin domain-containing protein, producing MAPTASADAIIERLGLQPHPEGGYYRQTFEDRAGESGRAFSTAIYYLLKAGERSHWHRVDAAEVWHFYAGSPLALGLSEDGVTTTTVTLGPDVLSGEAPQVIVPTGVWQGAECLGDWTLVGCTVAPGFRFAGFEMAPPGWTPG from the coding sequence ATGGCTCCGACCGCTTCCGCCGACGCCATCATCGAGCGTCTTGGCCTCCAGCCGCATCCCGAGGGCGGTTACTATCGCCAGACCTTCGAAGATCGGGCGGGCGAGAGCGGGCGGGCGTTCTCCACGGCGATCTACTATCTGCTGAAAGCGGGCGAGCGGTCGCACTGGCACAGGGTCGATGCGGCCGAGGTCTGGCATTTCTATGCCGGATCGCCGCTGGCGCTCGGGCTTTCGGAGGATGGCGTCACGACGACGACCGTGACGCTCGGCCCCGACGTTCTTTCGGGCGAGGCGCCGCAGGTGATCGTGCCGACGGGTGTCTGGCAGGGCGCGGAGTGCCTCGGCGACTGGACGCTGGTCGGCTGCACGGTCGCGCCGGGTTTCCGGTTTGCTGGCTTCGAGATGGCGCCGCCCGGCTGGACGCCGGGATGA
- a CDS encoding HD domain-containing protein: MNAHDTPEKARIAGILDFIQAAENLKNTLRSGTTSNGRAESTAEHSWRLCLLVLMFDRDLGDCDRLKLLKLCIVHDLGEAISGDVPPILQVEGDGRAERERADLETLCAPLPQDLRDDILALWDDYNTASSPEAVLAKGFDKLETMLQHNVGKNPADFDYEFNLGYGVKQTDAHPLLRAIRTLVDEETRRRAG; the protein is encoded by the coding sequence ATGAACGCCCACGACACACCGGAAAAAGCCCGGATTGCCGGCATTCTCGACTTCATTCAGGCGGCCGAAAACCTCAAGAACACGCTGCGCAGCGGAACGACCTCGAATGGGCGGGCCGAAAGCACCGCCGAGCATAGCTGGCGCCTGTGCCTGCTGGTGCTGATGTTCGACCGCGACCTTGGCGACTGCGACCGGCTGAAGCTTCTGAAGCTGTGCATCGTCCACGATCTCGGCGAGGCGATTTCCGGCGATGTGCCCCCCATCCTTCAAGTTGAAGGCGACGGCAGGGCCGAACGCGAGCGCGCCGACCTCGAAACGCTCTGCGCGCCGCTGCCGCAGGATCTGAGGGACGATATTCTGGCGCTCTGGGACGACTACAACACGGCGTCCTCGCCCGAAGCCGTGCTCGCCAAGGGCTTCGACAAGTTGGAGACCATGCTGCAGCACAACGTCGGCAAGAACCCGGCCGACTTCGACTACGAATTCAACCTCGGCTATGGCGTGAAGCAGACCGACGCCCATCCGCTGCTGCGGGCCATCCGCACGCTCGTGGACGAGGAAACGCGTCGTCGGGCTGGCTAG
- a CDS encoding EthD family reductase, producing MSVSLQVIYPIKDGTTFNYDYYVETHLPLVGEHMGKYIQSTLVTKGVAGGPNVPPGIYAIATIVFADKQAMDAALGAAGPVLADIPNFTNSEPQMLIGDVIG from the coding sequence ATGTCCGTTTCGCTGCAGGTGATCTATCCGATCAAAGACGGAACAACATTCAACTACGACTACTACGTCGAGACCCACCTGCCGCTCGTGGGCGAGCATATGGGCAAATACATCCAGAGCACGCTGGTCACCAAAGGCGTTGCTGGCGGACCGAACGTTCCCCCGGGCATCTATGCGATCGCCACGATCGTGTTCGCGGACAAGCAGGCAATGGATGCCGCGCTTGGGGCCGCAGGCCCGGTTCTGGCCGACATCCCGAATTTCACCAATTCCGAGCCGCAGATGCTGATCGGCGACGTCATCGGCTAA
- a CDS encoding DUF1223 domain-containing protein, translating into MFDNGLKYWAAVAGCVAGLSAGATDALAAEPSSVVELFTSQGCSSCPPADKVLGKLADDPKILALSFSVDYWDYLGWKDTFANPDYSARQRNYAASRGDNSVYTPQAVINGRVHVVGSRENDIRTEVRDLDRGGDGLTVRVTAELTGDRLVVTIPDGPKLHGADPTVWLVTYESRASVPIGRGENAGRTVTYSNIVRRLQPIGMWSGADMRIEYPVSDLMLGGADGCAVLLQQNEGGHLGPIIGAAKVKLPTS; encoded by the coding sequence ATGTTTGACAATGGCTTGAAATATTGGGCGGCGGTTGCCGGCTGCGTTGCCGGCCTGTCAGCCGGGGCAACGGATGCTCTGGCCGCGGAGCCCAGCAGCGTGGTGGAGCTCTTCACCAGTCAGGGCTGCTCTTCATGCCCGCCTGCGGACAAGGTGCTTGGCAAGCTCGCCGACGATCCCAAGATCCTGGCGCTCAGCTTTTCCGTCGATTACTGGGACTATCTTGGCTGGAAGGACACATTCGCCAATCCAGACTATTCGGCTCGCCAGCGGAACTATGCGGCGAGCCGGGGCGACAACTCCGTCTATACGCCGCAGGCGGTGATCAACGGCCGTGTGCACGTGGTGGGCAGCCGCGAGAACGATATCCGCACCGAAGTGAGGGATCTCGATCGTGGCGGCGATGGTCTTACCGTCCGGGTCACGGCGGAACTGACCGGCGATCGGCTGGTCGTGACGATCCCGGACGGTCCGAAACTGCATGGCGCCGACCCGACCGTCTGGCTTGTGACCTATGAAAGCCGGGCAAGCGTGCCGATCGGCCGGGGCGAGAATGCCGGCCGCACCGTGACCTATTCGAATATCGTCCGCCGGCTGCAGCCGATCGGCATGTGGTCCGGCGCCGACATGCGGATCGAATACCCGGTCTCCGACCTGATGCTCGGCGGTGCCGACGGCTGCGCCGTCCTGCTGCAGCAGAACGAGGGCGGGCACCTTGGCCCGATCATCGGCGCGGCCAAGGTCAAGCTGCCGACCTCCTGA
- a CDS encoding DMT family transporter: protein MSDAQRRRATLIGLTAVLMWSLLGVFATGSGKVPPFLLNALCFGFSGLAAFVWLVASGKGLASLKQPPKVWLLGTVGLFGFHALYFTAIRNAPPVEANLINYLWPLLIVLFSGFLPGEKLRWHHLTGVAIGFVGAAILITRGGGLSLSGQYAFGYGAAIASALTWSSYSVLSRRVASVPTEAVTGFCLATAALSLLCHWLFEATVWPETPFQWSMVLALAAFPVGLAFFVWDHGVKRGDIQVLGASAYAAPVLSTLSLILTGFGQFSWEVLIACLLVSGGALLAAKDLFLRQR from the coding sequence ATGTCCGACGCCCAACGCCGCCGCGCGACCCTGATCGGCCTCACCGCCGTCCTGATGTGGTCGCTGCTCGGGGTCTTCGCGACCGGGTCGGGCAAGGTGCCTCCCTTCCTGCTCAATGCGCTCTGCTTCGGCTTTTCCGGTCTTGCCGCCTTCGTCTGGCTCGTGGCGTCGGGCAAGGGACTGGCGTCCCTGAAGCAGCCGCCGAAGGTCTGGCTTCTCGGCACCGTGGGGCTCTTCGGCTTTCACGCGCTCTATTTCACCGCGATCCGCAATGCGCCGCCGGTCGAGGCCAATCTCATCAACTACCTTTGGCCGCTGCTGATCGTCCTCTTCTCCGGATTTCTGCCCGGCGAGAAGCTGAGGTGGCACCACCTGACCGGCGTTGCCATCGGTTTCGTCGGCGCCGCGATCCTGATCACGCGCGGCGGCGGCCTCTCGCTCTCGGGGCAATATGCCTTCGGCTACGGCGCGGCGATCGCCTCCGCGCTGACATGGTCGTCCTATTCGGTGCTCTCGCGCCGGGTCGCCAGCGTTCCGACCGAGGCCGTCACCGGCTTCTGCCTCGCGACCGCCGCCCTCAGCCTTCTCTGCCACTGGCTCTTCGAGGCGACCGTCTGGCCCGAAACGCCTTTCCAGTGGTCGATGGTGCTGGCGCTGGCCGCCTTTCCGGTCGGCCTCGCCTTCTTCGTCTGGGACCATGGCGTCAAGCGCGGCGATATCCAGGTGCTCGGCGCCTCGGCCTATGCCGCGCCGGTGCTCTCGACGCTCTCTCTGATCCTCACCGGCTTTGGACAATTCTCCTGGGAAGTCCTGATCGCCTGCCTGCTGGTCTCCGGCGGCGCACTGCTGGCCGCCAAGGATTTGTTTCTTCGCCAGAGGTAG
- a CDS encoding helix-turn-helix domain-containing protein: protein MTTLPLYPKPLGSALRRWRTLNRVKQAALAETLGVSQTTVCRWESGAVMPSPQQVRHLSKLLTARPEAAADKALLDLVAMAHEPVHLVCDLTHRLLAASPARMATWRIPLADLLGVSLWRFASEGIRAGETRLEEAGWYKPVAPALTIMTERAEFPELTIRAGEIRLARIPLSDGSYARLVRDGARIGPE from the coding sequence ATGACTACCCTGCCGCTCTATCCCAAGCCTCTCGGCTCCGCCCTTCGCCGCTGGCGCACGCTCAACCGCGTCAAGCAGGCGGCACTGGCCGAAACGCTCGGCGTTTCCCAGACGACGGTCTGCCGCTGGGAAAGCGGCGCCGTCATGCCATCCCCGCAGCAGGTCCGCCATCTCTCCAAGCTGTTGACCGCGCGCCCCGAGGCCGCAGCCGACAAGGCGCTACTCGACCTCGTCGCCATGGCCCATGAGCCGGTTCATCTCGTCTGCGACCTCACCCACCGGCTGCTGGCCGCCTCGCCGGCGCGCATGGCCACCTGGCGGATTCCACTGGCCGATTTGCTCGGGGTGTCGCTGTGGCGCTTTGCCTCCGAGGGCATTCGAGCCGGCGAGACGCGACTGGAAGAGGCGGGCTGGTACAAGCCGGTCGCCCCGGCGCTGACCATCATGACCGAACGGGCGGAGTTTCCCGAACTCACGATCCGCGCGGGAGAGATTCGCCTCGCACGCATCCCTCTCTCCGATGGCAGCTACGCCCGGCTCGTCCGAGACGGCGCCCGCATCGGCCCTGAATAA
- a CDS encoding adenylate/guanylate cyclase domain-containing protein yields MAEQRKLAAILAADVVGFSRLAGADEDRTLARLRALRSDLIDPTISVHNGRVVKRTGDGALVEFRSVVDAVRCALEVQNSMQERNAGVPEDRRIEFRIGIHLGDVVEEGDGDLMGDGVNIAARLEGIATPGAICLSEDAYRQVKSRLDLSVSDLGPVQLKNIADLIKVYSLQVATASPPETAAPPIAATDVPDKSSIAVLPFANMTGDAELDYFVDGVVEDIITALARFPDVAVVARNSTFVYKGQAVDIRKVAADLGVLYMLEGSARKSGSRIRITGQLIDAASGTHLWADRYDGSLEEGFDLQDRIVASIVGAVEPTLRGAEIERARQKPDDELNAHDLYLRAQPHAVALRPDENLIAIGYLNRAIEIRPDYAPALAFAAWCHVQRLRRPTWAPAGEDDFGTAVALARRALAAGADDAVSMAVAGFSLVTLNVDTAVGLDAVRHAVDLNPGSSFVVFVAGSAMTWCEDFEGARPLLRQSVAFGPKEPCYYLSLNMVAVVELLSGHPEQAIEAARRAATLNPGSESAHWVLAAALAQAGRQAEAGAALAKFQELAPGSTVGRMRKALPIHNPATLEKVLASLHEAGLPE; encoded by the coding sequence ATGGCCGAACAGCGCAAACTCGCCGCCATTCTGGCAGCTGACGTCGTGGGCTTCAGCCGTCTGGCCGGCGCCGACGAGGACCGCACGCTGGCGCGGCTGAGGGCGCTGCGCAGCGATCTCATCGACCCGACAATCTCCGTCCACAACGGACGCGTGGTCAAGCGCACCGGCGACGGCGCGCTGGTCGAATTCCGCAGCGTCGTCGATGCGGTCCGCTGTGCTCTGGAAGTGCAGAACTCGATGCAGGAAAGGAATGCCGGGGTTCCGGAGGATCGCCGCATCGAGTTCCGGATAGGCATTCATCTGGGCGACGTCGTGGAGGAAGGCGACGGCGACCTGATGGGCGATGGCGTCAACATCGCGGCCCGGCTTGAGGGCATCGCGACGCCCGGCGCGATTTGTCTCTCCGAGGACGCCTACCGTCAGGTGAAGTCGCGGCTGGATCTCTCGGTCAGCGATCTCGGGCCGGTGCAGCTGAAGAACATCGCCGACCTGATCAAGGTCTATTCCCTGCAGGTCGCCACGGCCTCACCACCCGAGACCGCCGCTCCGCCAATCGCAGCGACCGACGTTCCCGACAAGTCCTCCATTGCCGTCCTGCCGTTTGCCAACATGACCGGCGATGCGGAACTGGATTATTTCGTCGACGGCGTGGTCGAGGACATCATCACGGCGCTCGCCCGCTTTCCCGATGTTGCTGTCGTCGCACGCAACTCGACCTTCGTCTACAAGGGGCAGGCGGTCGATATCCGCAAGGTCGCGGCCGATCTCGGCGTGCTCTACATGCTCGAGGGCAGCGCCCGGAAATCCGGCAGCCGTATCCGGATCACCGGTCAGTTGATCGACGCGGCGAGCGGCACCCATCTCTGGGCCGACCGCTATGACGGCAGCCTCGAGGAGGGGTTCGACCTTCAGGACCGCATCGTCGCCAGTATCGTCGGCGCCGTCGAGCCGACGCTTCGCGGCGCCGAGATCGAACGCGCACGCCAGAAGCCTGACGATGAACTCAACGCGCATGACCTTTATCTTCGCGCCCAGCCCCATGCCGTTGCCTTGCGGCCGGACGAGAACCTGATTGCCATCGGCTATCTCAACCGCGCCATCGAGATCCGGCCGGATTATGCGCCGGCGCTGGCCTTCGCCGCCTGGTGCCACGTGCAAAGGTTAAGGCGCCCGACCTGGGCACCGGCAGGAGAGGACGATTTCGGCACAGCGGTGGCTCTCGCCCGCCGGGCGCTTGCCGCCGGGGCGGACGACGCCGTCTCCATGGCCGTGGCAGGCTTCTCGCTGGTGACCCTCAACGTCGACACCGCCGTCGGGCTCGATGCCGTGCGCCATGCGGTCGACCTCAATCCCGGATCGAGCTTCGTTGTCTTTGTGGCGGGTTCCGCCATGACATGGTGCGAGGATTTCGAAGGGGCACGACCGTTGTTGAGGCAGTCTGTCGCCTTCGGTCCGAAGGAGCCGTGCTACTATCTCAGCCTCAACATGGTCGCGGTCGTCGAGCTGTTGTCGGGCCATCCGGAACAGGCGATCGAAGCCGCGCGGCGGGCGGCGACGCTCAATCCCGGCTCGGAATCTGCCCACTGGGTTCTTGCCGCCGCGCTTGCCCAGGCCGGGCGGCAGGCCGAGGCCGGTGCGGCTCTTGCCAAATTCCAGGAACTGGCGCCGGGCTCCACGGTTGGCCGGATGCGCAAGGCGCTGCCGATCCACAATCCCGCGACCCTTGAAAAGGTTCTTGCCAGCCTGCACGAGGCAGGTCTGCCGGAGTGA
- the htpG gene encoding molecular chaperone HtpG — protein MDETKHETPAQETHAFEAEVSRLLHLMVHAVYSNKDIFLRELISNAADACEKLRYLAVSEPGLIEGHEGFRITIEADAKAGRLSVIDNGIGMSRDEMKDNLGTIARSGTKAFLDQLAEKKDGQALIGQFGVGFYSAFMVADKVRVVSRKAGSDVAHEWTSDGKGTFHLGDIDLAEAPVAGTRVTLELMDDATAFAEEGTIERIVREYSAHVPVPISIHVIGAGDGEDAKDETRELTDGAALWMKPKSAVKPEEYKEFYGNVGGMWDDPTLTIHYRAEGRHEYSVLLFVPSMKPFDLFDPDRRGRVKLYVRRVFIADDAEILPAWLRFMRGVVDSEDLPLNISREMLQQNPVLEAIAKGVTNRILSDLAKMAENEAETYAKVWEAFGAVLKEGLYEAPDRRDDLFKLARFHTTRGDGWRSLKDYVADLKENQTAIYYALGESKDAVLASPHLEGYKARGLEVLLLTDPVDAFWVRTALGYDGKPFKSVSQGSADLDQIALEDGKDEDTAPAADVAAFALALKEVLGDRVTEVRASSRLATSAVCLVAPDYGLDRRTEKLVARGEGQSMTAPILEINPRHELIRSLAERQGTDAVEDAAHLLYGQARILEGEAPDDPNDFAARLDRLMQKAFG, from the coding sequence ATGGATGAAACGAAGCACGAAACCCCTGCACAGGAAACCCACGCCTTCGAGGCGGAAGTCTCCAGGCTTCTGCATCTCATGGTGCATGCGGTCTATTCCAACAAGGACATCTTCCTGCGCGAGCTGATCTCCAACGCGGCCGATGCCTGCGAGAAGCTGCGCTATCTCGCCGTCTCCGAACCGGGGCTGATCGAGGGTCACGAGGGCTTCCGCATCACCATCGAGGCCGATGCGAAGGCGGGGCGCCTCAGCGTGATCGACAATGGCATCGGCATGAGCCGCGACGAGATGAAGGACAACCTCGGCACCATCGCGCGCTCGGGCACCAAGGCCTTCCTCGACCAGCTTGCCGAGAAGAAGGACGGCCAGGCGCTGATCGGCCAGTTCGGCGTCGGCTTCTATTCCGCCTTCATGGTCGCGGACAAGGTTCGCGTCGTCAGCCGCAAGGCCGGCAGCGATGTCGCCCATGAATGGACGTCCGACGGCAAGGGCACCTTCCATCTCGGCGACATCGATCTTGCCGAGGCACCTGTCGCCGGCACCCGCGTCACGCTGGAGCTGATGGACGACGCCACCGCCTTTGCCGAGGAAGGCACCATCGAGCGCATCGTGCGCGAATATTCCGCCCATGTGCCCGTGCCGATCTCCATCCATGTCATCGGCGCCGGCGACGGCGAGGACGCAAAGGACGAGACCCGCGAGCTCACCGATGGCGCCGCTCTCTGGATGAAGCCGAAGAGCGCCGTCAAGCCGGAGGAGTACAAGGAGTTCTACGGCAACGTCGGCGGCATGTGGGACGATCCCACCCTGACGATCCACTACCGCGCCGAAGGCCGGCACGAATATTCCGTGCTTCTCTTCGTGCCCTCGATGAAGCCCTTCGACCTCTTCGATCCGGATCGCCGCGGCCGGGTGAAGCTCTATGTCCGCCGGGTCTTCATCGCCGACGATGCCGAGATCCTGCCCGCCTGGCTGCGCTTCATGCGCGGCGTCGTCGACAGCGAGGATCTGCCGCTCAACATCTCGCGCGAGATGCTGCAGCAGAACCCGGTGCTGGAGGCGATCGCCAAGGGCGTCACCAACCGCATCCTTTCCGATCTTGCCAAGATGGCCGAGAACGAGGCCGAGACCTACGCCAAGGTCTGGGAGGCTTTTGGCGCCGTCCTGAAGGAAGGCCTCTACGAGGCGCCCGACCGCCGCGACGACCTCTTCAAGCTCGCCCGCTTCCATACCACCAGGGGCGACGGCTGGCGCTCTCTGAAGGACTATGTGGCGGACCTGAAGGAAAACCAGACCGCGATCTATTACGCCCTCGGCGAGAGCAAGGACGCCGTGCTGGCGAGCCCGCATCTGGAAGGCTACAAGGCCCGCGGCCTCGAAGTCCTGCTCCTCACCGACCCAGTCGATGCCTTCTGGGTGCGCACGGCGCTCGGCTACGACGGCAAGCCCTTCAAGTCGGTGAGCCAGGGCAGCGCCGATCTCGACCAGATCGCGCTTGAGGACGGCAAGGACGAGGACACGGCACCTGCTGCCGACGTCGCCGCCTTCGCGCTGGCCCTCAAGGAGGTGCTCGGCGACAGGGTCACGGAGGTGCGCGCCTCAAGCCGTCTGGCCACCAGCGCCGTCTGCCTCGTTGCGCCCGATTACGGGCTCGACCGCCGCACGGAAAAGCTCGTTGCTCGCGGCGAGGGCCAGTCGATGACCGCGCCAATCCTGGAGATCAACCCACGCCACGAGCTGATCCGCTCGCTCGCCGAACGCCAGGGCACGGACGCCGTGGAGGATGCCGCCCATCTGCTCTATGGGCAGGCGCGCATTCTCGAAGGCGAGGCGCCGGACGATCCCAACGACTTCGCCGCCCGGCTCGACCGGCTGATGCAGAAGGCGTTCGGATAA